One region of Malania oleifera isolate guangnan ecotype guangnan chromosome 6, ASM2987363v1, whole genome shotgun sequence genomic DNA includes:
- the LOC131157653 gene encoding uncharacterized protein LOC131157653 isoform X1 encodes MKIKGLAIWLLFMIILWSQSLLSVLAAAAAAANPLTFKDKVRMCVPEMHAGGNATIGFGGEIGDERKEEVLMNPIKAKRGPNKGGNGGVNLIHRPPKGQKSAALPLLPRPYASFFFFFSISTLACVGSVLLLAFPF; translated from the exons ATGAAGATAAAAGGTCTTGCAATATGGCTTCTCTTCATGATCATCTTGTGGAGTCAAAGCCTCTTGAGCGTGTTGGCTGCTGCTGCTGCGGCCGCAAACCCTCTCACCTTCAAAGACAAAG TACGTATGTGTGTGCCAGAAATGCATGCAGGTGGGAATGCAACAATTGGGTTTGGCGGGGAAATAGGAGATGAAAGGAAGGAAGAGGTCTTAATGAATCCAATAAAGGCGAAGAGAGGGCCAAACAAGGGAGGTAATGGGGGCGTAAATCTCATCCATCGCCCGCCCAAGGGTCAAAAAAGTGCAGCACTGCCTTTGCTGCCGAGGCCATAcgcatccttcttcttcttcttctcaatCAGTACTCTTGCCTGTGTCGGCTCTGTTTTGCTTCTTGCTTTTCCCTTCTGA
- the LOC131157653 gene encoding uncharacterized protein LOC131157653 isoform X2 — protein MKIKGLAIWLLFMIILWSQSLLSVLAAAAAAANPLTFKDKEMHAGGNATIGFGGEIGDERKEEVLMNPIKAKRGPNKGGNGGVNLIHRPPKGQKSAALPLLPRPYASFFFFFSISTLACVGSVLLLAFPF, from the exons ATGAAGATAAAAGGTCTTGCAATATGGCTTCTCTTCATGATCATCTTGTGGAGTCAAAGCCTCTTGAGCGTGTTGGCTGCTGCTGCTGCGGCCGCAAACCCTCTCACCTTCAAAGACAAAG AAATGCATGCAGGTGGGAATGCAACAATTGGGTTTGGCGGGGAAATAGGAGATGAAAGGAAGGAAGAGGTCTTAATGAATCCAATAAAGGCGAAGAGAGGGCCAAACAAGGGAGGTAATGGGGGCGTAAATCTCATCCATCGCCCGCCCAAGGGTCAAAAAAGTGCAGCACTGCCTTTGCTGCCGAGGCCATAcgcatccttcttcttcttcttctcaatCAGTACTCTTGCCTGTGTCGGCTCTGTTTTGCTTCTTGCTTTTCCCTTCTGA
- the LOC131158559 gene encoding uncharacterized protein LOC131158559 has product MGGGDTDVVLCSVTQQVMAKMAKSTGERGCTIKQFTWMKPPSFARRVDPIVVENWIQDIEEILAVLSCTDEQKVSFASFKLIGEAKRWWRSTILIEKQRLNPMPVMWGQFKELFFERYFLAIIWSAKAIEFLHLAQGKMKVSQYAAQFIELSQFASHLAPDEKKKIRKLEEGSRQNLFEQVIYFQAQTFTKVVNGATVIESGM; this is encoded by the coding sequence atgggaggtggagatacagatgtaGTGTTgtgcagcgtcacccagcaggtgatggctaagatggctaaGAGCACGGGGGAGCGTGGCTGCACGATCAAgcagtttacgtggatgaagccTCCATCTTTTGCTAGACGAGTTGACCCGATTGTGGTTGAAAATTGGATTCAAGACATTGAGGAGATATTGGCGGTGCTTTCATGTACAGACGAACAAAAGGTGTCATTTGCGTCATTTAAATTGATAGGGGAGGCAAAACGTTGGTGGAGATCGACAATTTTGATTGAGAAGCAGAGGCTTAATCCCATGCCAGTGATGTGGGGTCAATTCAAGGAGCttttcttcgagcgatatttccttgCTATCATTTGGAGTGCAAAGGCAATAGAATTTCTGCATTTAGCTCAGGGGAAAATGAAAGTATCACAATATGCagcacaatttattgagttgtctcaatTTGCCTCACACTTGGCACCAGATGAGAAGAAGAAAATAAGGAAACTTGAGGAAGGTTCTAGGCAAAATTTGTTTGAGCAAGTCATCTATTTTCAGGCTCAGACATTCACGAAGGTGGTGAATGGAGCTActgttattgagagtggcatgtaG